A single window of Gossypium arboreum isolate Shixiya-1 chromosome 13, ASM2569848v2, whole genome shotgun sequence DNA harbors:
- the LOC108463012 gene encoding replication protein A 32 kDa subunit A-like isoform X1, translating into MFSSSQFEDSSPLAGGGFMSSQLGGSTPSSARIRDMQGLVPATVKQISEASQSGDEKSSFIIDGVDVANVTVVGMVFNKNSRSSDVRFQLDDGTGRIECIRWVTERLDTRDLDALEDGTYVRVNGHLQTFQSKRQLNAFSVRLVTNFDEVTCHYLECIHFHLQNSKVQSKADEGSVLASQAPDLSFSTPVRGASNGHHPASTNDFSMQYNADGLKSFDKLVLNYLQQPSNIDREMGIHVDELSQQLKSPLEKIKDAIEFLEREGLVYSSIDDYHYKAVEGL; encoded by the exons atgttttctaGTAGTCAGTTTGAAGACAGCTCCCCCTTGGCCGGTGGCGGATTCATGTCTTCTCAGCTCGGTGGCTCAACTCCATCTTCTGCTAGG ATCCGTGATATGCAGGGGTTGGTACCAGCGACGGTGAAGCAGATAAGTGAAGCATCTCAATCTGGTGATGAGAAATCCAGCTTCATAATTGATGGTGTTGATGTTGCCAAT GTTACTGTAGTTGGCATGGTGTTTAACAAAAATTCAAGGTCCTCAGATGTACGTTTCCAGCTCGATGATGGAACAGGCCGAATTGAATGTATAAGATG GGTAACTGAAAGACTCGACACAAGAGACTTGGATGCCTTGGA AGATGGGACTTATGTTCGTGTTAATGGACACTTGCAAACTTTTCAAAGCAAGAGGCAATTAAATGCCTTCTCTGTGAG GTTGGTGACAAATTTCGATGAAGTTACTTGCCACTATCTTGAGTGCATACATTTCCACCTGCAGAATTCCAAAGTACAGTCTAAAGCTGACGAG GGTAGTGTTTTGGCCTCACAGGCGCCAGATTTATCATTCAGCACTCCTGTGCGGGGTGCATCAAATGGGCACCACCCAGCTTCGACAAATGAT TTCTCTATGCAATATAATGCTGATGGACTCAAGAGTTTTGATAAATTGGTCCTGAACTATCTGCAGCAACCTTCAAACAT TGATCGAGAAATGGGAATACACGTAGACGAACTTTCACAACAGTTGAAATCTCCCCTAGAGAAAATCAA GGATGCGATTGAGTTTCTTGAAAGGGAAGGTTTGGTTTACTCCTCCATTGATGATTATCACTACAAGGCTGTAGAAGGTCTCTAA
- the LOC108463012 gene encoding replication protein A 32 kDa subunit A-like isoform X2 — protein sequence MFSSSQFEDSSPLAGGGFMSSQLGGSTPSSARIRDMQGLVPATVKQISEASQSGDEKSSFIIDGVDVANVTVVGMVFNKNSRSSDVRFQLDDGTGRIECIRWVTERLDTRDLDALEDGTYVRVNGHLQTFQSKRQLNAFSVRLVTNFDEVTCHYLECIHFHLQNSKVQSKADEAPDLSFSTPVRGASNGHHPASTNDFSMQYNADGLKSFDKLVLNYLQQPSNIDREMGIHVDELSQQLKSPLEKIKDAIEFLEREGLVYSSIDDYHYKAVEGL from the exons atgttttctaGTAGTCAGTTTGAAGACAGCTCCCCCTTGGCCGGTGGCGGATTCATGTCTTCTCAGCTCGGTGGCTCAACTCCATCTTCTGCTAGG ATCCGTGATATGCAGGGGTTGGTACCAGCGACGGTGAAGCAGATAAGTGAAGCATCTCAATCTGGTGATGAGAAATCCAGCTTCATAATTGATGGTGTTGATGTTGCCAAT GTTACTGTAGTTGGCATGGTGTTTAACAAAAATTCAAGGTCCTCAGATGTACGTTTCCAGCTCGATGATGGAACAGGCCGAATTGAATGTATAAGATG GGTAACTGAAAGACTCGACACAAGAGACTTGGATGCCTTGGA AGATGGGACTTATGTTCGTGTTAATGGACACTTGCAAACTTTTCAAAGCAAGAGGCAATTAAATGCCTTCTCTGTGAG GTTGGTGACAAATTTCGATGAAGTTACTTGCCACTATCTTGAGTGCATACATTTCCACCTGCAGAATTCCAAAGTACAGTCTAAAGCTGACGAG GCGCCAGATTTATCATTCAGCACTCCTGTGCGGGGTGCATCAAATGGGCACCACCCAGCTTCGACAAATGAT TTCTCTATGCAATATAATGCTGATGGACTCAAGAGTTTTGATAAATTGGTCCTGAACTATCTGCAGCAACCTTCAAACAT TGATCGAGAAATGGGAATACACGTAGACGAACTTTCACAACAGTTGAAATCTCCCCTAGAGAAAATCAA GGATGCGATTGAGTTTCTTGAAAGGGAAGGTTTGGTTTACTCCTCCATTGATGATTATCACTACAAGGCTGTAGAAGGTCTCTAA